GGAGAAGGGGTCGATTGTTCGTTCTACCACGTGGGGTGCGATGCTGGTCTCCGGGAAGCACCCGCGCACCGTAAATCTCCCATACGTTCCAGTAGCCTCGGGCCGAGTGTTCGCTCGGTTGGAACTGAATTCCCCAGCGCCGATGGCCCGGGCGTTTTATCGCACCTCGCGCGACCCGAAAATCCGCGATGGACGCAGTGTGCCCGCCTCCGCTTCTCAGGATGGGACGACGCTGGAGTTCGCGGTAAAAGACGACGAAATCGTGTGGTCGCTCGCGGTCCGGTTCGGGGATGGTCCCGGCAAAGTCGGGCTCCGGGCCGTCACGGTGGCGCGCACCGCTAGCGGGCTCGATGTCTCGGCGGACGCCGGCGACGGGAACACTGGTGAGGTCGACGACGAGACAATCGAACAGCTCCGTGCGCTCGGCTACGTCGAGTGACGTCGGGAGTTGGGGGCGTGACTAGACTACGTCCCCACCGGGCTTCCGGCCGGTGACGTACATCGTCGCAGCAAGGCGATGTGCCTCGGGGAATCGGTTCACGAGCGCGTCGATGAACTTGAAGGGAAACAGGAGAAGCGTCGCGAGTCCCTTGATCGCGGTGTACCCGCGGGGGAACTCGAGCCCCGTCACGACGTAGCACCACTCGGTTAGTAGGTTGACCATCGCAGAGCACGGTCCGCCGTAGATTCCGATCTCAATGTCGGTGAACGCATCGAAGTCGGCTGCCAAGCCTTGCTTGGACCAGCGGCGGTAGTCGGAGGGATGACCGTGGAACGGGAATAGAAAGGGCGCGATGAAGAAGAAGCGCCCGCCCGGCTTCAGAACCCGAAACGTTTCGGCGATCACGTGATCGGGCCGCTCGACGTGTTCGAGTACCACTTCGCTGAGCGCCCCCTCGAGGGAGCCGTCGAGAAACGGGAGGCTCTCCGCGGTTCCGACGAGGTCGACACCGGGGAAGTCGTCGATGTCGAGGTGGAGGCCGCCGGGATAGCGTGATGTTCCGCTACCGATCACGACGTAAGGCGCCTTGCCGGCGGACACGGACTTCTTTGCGTCTCGCCACCCCGTCCCCGGATAGTACTCCGACGAGACGACGCTGCGAAGCGCACTCACGAACTTGCTCGGCTCACGGTAGCCTCGGACCATCGTTGACCCATCGATGCCGACGAGTGCGCTCCGCGGCCCGGTGTCACCTGAAAGGAAATGGACCACAGAGTCGCGAACCGGGTAGATCGCATGACACGTTGGGCACTTCAGTCCCTCGTCCGTCGTGTCGAGTTTGTCGTGGTGGATGGGGCAGGCGAGGAGATCGTGCCAATCCTTGTGTGCGGTGGTCATGCGGGATGCTCCGAGTCTTCTTTAGCCGACGCTCCCGATCGATGCATCGGCCGTATAGGTCGGACGTGACGCTCAAGCCTTCGGCTCTAGCGCGAGGTTGCTGGACACTGTGAATCCTCCGGATGCATATCACATACGGGGGGAATCGAGCGCCGGCTCAGAACGCGTACCCAACGTTGGCGCCGACGACCAACGCAGCCTCGCGCGCAATGAAATCGACATCGATCGTCGGTGCCAAGATGAAGCGGTCGGGCTCCGCGATGCGTCGGAGGATCTGCGCACGATGATAGACTTCCTTGTCCGCGATGTAGTCGAAGATGTTGACGCGACCTCGTTGACCGCCTGATGGAACTCCGTCTCACCGGGTTTGCGGCGCTTCAACCCCACCATGAACTCGTTCAGGCCGACGTGATCGGACACTGGACTCTGGCAACTCCTCCGAAAGGGCGGAGATTCATTCTTCCGGACGGTTCAGGACCGACGACCTATCGCGTTGCCGAGCGCCCGGCCAGCCAAACGTTCCGTCACGTGCGTAGCGCGGACATGCTGAGGAGGCCCGTTCGGGGTTCGCTCAAGCAAGCCCGAACACCCGGAACCCGATCACCTTGGCCTCCTGGCGCCCGAGCGCGATCCCACCGGCCCCACTCAGAGTTCGAGCCGAGCGGAAGACCCGTGCGATCGGGGTGCCGTCGTCTGCGAGCACGTAGGTCCCGTTCGTGCTGAGGTCCTTCAGAACGAAACCGCCGTCCTGGAAGGAAATCTCGGCGTGATATCGGGACACCTGGGTCTCACCGGTGCCGATGTCGTTGTCGGCCCCTCGTCCGAGACGGACCTTGGGTTTGTCCGGTCCGACGGAGATCACCTGCGAGTCGTATGTGAGTTCCAGCCGAGCCTCCACGTGCGCCCAGGCCGTGTGGCTCGCGATCGTCGCGTCTCCGCTTACCTGGACTGGAAGGTATTGGTACACCTCGACCTCGCCCGGGCGGTTCCGCAAGCTGAGCTGCTTCATGCGTCGCGTCAAAGCTCTCATGAAGTGGGGGAGCTCTGCGTGAACCTCGCGCGAGAGGAATACCTCGTCGGCCGCCGCAAGTGACGCGAGGCGCGACGCGACGTTCACGACGTCGCCGTGGACGTCCCCGGCGTCGACCATCACGGGACCGCAGGCGATGCCGATGTGAACCTGGATCTGTGGGTCGTGCCCCCACGTCGCCGCCTCGACGGCGCCGAGCATCGCGCTGGCTGCCTCGACGGCAGCCGGCGCCGTCGCGAAGGTCGACAAGAGGCCATCCCCGAGACGCTTCACCGGCCGTCCCCCGGCGTCCTCAGTGGCGGTGAAGAGGAGATCGAGACAATTCGATGCGATCTC
The Candidatus Binatia bacterium DNA segment above includes these coding regions:
- a CDS encoding methyltransferase domain-containing protein, which encodes MTTAHKDWHDLLACPIHHDKLDTTDEGLKCPTCHAIYPVRDSVVHFLSGDTGPRSALVGIDGSTMVRGYREPSKFVSALRSVVSSEYYPGTGWRDAKKSVSAGKAPYVVIGSGTSRYPGGLHLDIDDFPGVDLVGTAESLPFLDGSLEGALSEVVLEHVERPDHVIAETFRVLKPGGRFFFIAPFLFPFHGHPSDYRRWSKQGLAADFDAFTDIEIGIYGGPCSAMVNLLTEWCYVVTGLEFPRGYTAIKGLATLLLFPFKFIDALVNRFPEAHRLAATMYVTGRKPGGDVV
- a CDS encoding adenylate/guanylate cyclase domain-containing protein — encoded protein: MNTGDENQVLGLTVLFADICESMKLYAEQGDRAAFEIASNCLDLLFTATEDAGGRPVKRLGDGLLSTFATAPAAVEAASAMLGAVEAATWGHDPQIQVHIGIACGPVMVDAGDVHGDVVNVASRLASLAAADEVFLSREVHAELPHFMRALTRRMKQLSLRNRPGEVEVYQYLPVQVSGDATIASHTAWAHVEARLELTYDSQVISVGPDKPKVRLGRGADNDIGTGETQVSRYHAEISFQDGGFVLKDLSTNGTYVLADDGTPIARVFRSARTLSGAGGIALGRQEAKVIGFRVFGLA